TGATTTTGGAGATGAAGCTGATCGAGGTGGTGTTTTGGGTAAAATTGATGGTGGCAGTGATGGCAAAGAGTGTGGTGGCAAAGTTGGAAGTTTCGGCAAAGAGTGTGGTGGCAAAGTTGGAAGTTTCGGCAAAGAGTGTGGTGGCAAAGTTGGAAGTTTCGGCAAGGATGGAAGTTTTGGCAAAGAGGGTAGTGGTGGCAAAGATGGAAGTTTTGGCAAAGAGGGTAGTGGTGGCAAAGATGGAAGTTTTGGCAAAGAGGGTAGTGGTGGCAATGATGGCTTAGGTAATTTGGGTAGGATTTCGGGTAGTAAGAGACCTTTTTGATGATGATCATCATCATTGTGATGATGATCAGCTTTGGCCATCTTGGTTAATCCAATAAGGCATAACAACAACGTCACAACTATaataagtttattatttttcatactCATAAATTCAATTTGTATGTATTTTATTACTTGAATTTAACCAGTGATAAATAGGTGTGAGTGAGTTAATTGTTATTCTCTgttcataatatatataggtAGTGAAGAAGTTGATAATAAGAGTTTGGTATTGTAActattatgttatttaattatgtaGGGTTGTTATAAAGGGGTATGCATAACATATTGCTCAGCATACTTTCTTTTTACAAAATCACATTTACTACCTAACTTTATTAATATGATTTAGTAAAAAGAAGGTATACTGAGCAATATGTAGATAGTAAATGTGATTTTGTAAAAAGAAGGTATACATTTACTACCTAACTTTATTAATATGATTTTGCCTAAACTTTAGATTCGTTTCCCTCCGCTTTCGATTCggctttaatatatattttaaaaaagaaaatatacttatttagtACCCTGTCTTATTTCGAAAAATACATTTAAgatggcgtttggttggaggtaacaaaatagaaagaaaataattttcattccattcctttgtttggttttattttaaagtattggaatgacatttCAATGGAATgcttttggtggaatgactattccattttgaaatagaaGGAAAGATCATTCTAATGtaacatgagaaaaaatttaatgatttttttatcaatttcttttatacattttaaattttattccattctcattcctattcttTATGTTTTTATTCCTCCTAAACAAACGCCACCTTAGTAACTTGTgttttcaataatatttatttgatacattatattttaaaattgtacatatttaataccctaaagtaaaatataatgaatataattttattaatttaaccaaatagttatatgtaatcaaataattaaatttgaatttaaaatttgtaaaattgAAGACATTTTGATtgtattgataaaattttatcaatttttttttagtttagggtaccaaatatgtataatttaaaaacaCGGGGTACTAAATGAACATTATTGAAAATACAGGGTATCAaacatgtatttaaataaaacataagGTACCAAATATGTATACACCcttaaaaaaaaggaaattacactctatactctttttatattgtcctcttttatttttaccttcttttttaaaatctatcatttttacctctttttttaaacattgtcccaattttgcccctgtcacttcaagatactctccatgtgattctcttatgtaagggtattttgggtacaatacatataaaaagaggtatgtttcaaataaatataaaattagaggtaaatttgattaattgatgaataaaagaagcatttttcaacttacccccttaaaaaaagataaaaaaaaaaaacttaattcaaGATTCGGACCTTGGACCTAGACTAAACCCGAGATCTAAATTCAAACCTAGGACACGGGACCTGACCTAGACGGGAACCCAAACCAATCTGGACCCGAATTTAAACTCGGAACCGAAtttagacccaaacccagatgcAAATCCGGGACCAAACCAAGGAGCGAACTCAGAACTTGAACCCTAACCCAAGACCGGACACAGAACCTGACCCAAGCCtgcaactaaaaataattataattattgtgtattaataataattcagcaaaacaacactttttttttattatatatatgtataagctatatatatagtataccgAGTAGTTATTTTCTTTCTCCATAAGATGttgataagattttttttttttttttttttgtttcagtAAGGCCAAAGTTTGGTGGGTCAGGGGTCACTCATCTTGAACGTACTACTGGCTGAAATTAACaagatataaaattaattatttataatgtaattaataacaaattataataatattacaaaaaaagtaacaaattatttataatattaatataaatactaAATTATTAATGATTCAGCAAAattcatgtaatatatatggTGTTTAATATTATTGTAGCTTAAAACGTACCACAATAATTACCTGAACAAGAATTATGtggaaagaaagagaaaagtaATAAAATCAAGACTGACATTTTTtgcagatatatatatttatatttatatttatgaaaaattgaatatattgaaaatatattatttttacacaatttattaatatatgttaatattaaatatagtattatattaataatactaacataaaattataaatttagatataaaactaattttttttttttaaaaaaaaaaaaaatcgggtCGAATCAAATCAGATCCAATCTGAATAAATTGGGTTAGATTTGATATGATCCGAGCATCTGATCTAGTGGAGCGGGACGGAAAAGATTTTTATATGATTTGGATAAGATCGGATCATCGTCAAATTAACTCCAACCTAACCCAATGACATTTTGaacaaaatattcttatatcattaaaatattctgttaaactaacaaaaattattatatataattacactttatatataaacataaagatataaataaaaataaaatagggaaatttacacagtTTACTGTGTTTtcccattttctttcttttatactgttacactccaaaaataacttttgtacttttttttttttttttcttttttcggctgccaacttttttttttttttttttttgaatcaacaATATAGATATGAAGCTTTTTTACTATTTAATCTACATATTGTATACCGTATTAGTATGAAGCTTTTCCCTTTTATGTTTTTTGTCACTTTaagatatgtttttttttattatttttttttaaaaaaaataaattaataaaggtTGATGGAAAATTTGATTGTcacctcatatatatatataaatatattgttttttttaaaaaaattaattatgaaaatttttattgtatttaataGTAAAAAAGTTTTGATGTGATGGTTTCGtcattttgtgaattttttttttttttttaaaaaaaaactaatcatGAAGAGCTTAATATACATCTTCTACAcgttatcttttttctttttaagtatAATAGCTTTTATTACTTATTTTTCATTCTATTTGAGCTTTCTCTCTACTAttcaccttcttcttcttcttttttttctttttttttcaccaAATCTATAATATTACCCAAATAAAAGCTAACTCTCTGCTTTTGTAGTACGTAACTAAATAAAAAGAGCATGtgaaggaggaagaagaagaagaatgagaAAGATGAGAGTATGgttgtgtgtgtgagagagagatggAGAGCTTGCTCTGTGATGAGGGGAAGGAAGACCATGAAGGTGATAGTtcttagttcttcttcttcatcttcttttcttttcttcttcttttttttttttttttaatttttgaagttcttagttatgttttttttttttaaaatataagatttagtgtggtttttttttgttctaattttctagaacttttcttgcaaatatagtgcatttagtattgaggatgtgcacaacatagttaatttttgatcattttttttattgttttttttgttttagtattgttttagtattgttttactgttgtttttcatgatttatttatttgaattaataggtattttctgggtgttctcgtgttgttgtgatggttatgtctgtgagtgtggaagatggaggctataaatacatttcttcttcgttctctttggctatttttgtggtttttttcttttggttctcctataaatatatttgacgagctcactcacaagagagttttgaggtgtgtgtttcttttatatttttctaagtagttatatttgcttcatttgtttttgtgttgtttcagtgttgttttagtagtttttttttttataattttctaggaatagacttgcaaatatagttgattttgcatctggtgttgaggttgtgcagcagattgtttgtttttttaatcatttttttcttttgttttgtttgattgttttagtgttgttttagtgttgttttgccatgattatttattgacgtcgattttactgcttttgtttattcttgccggttttaatggttttttcttggtgatttccgTCTCCGGCGTCTCCCCACACACGAAGAAGGTTGTTTCCCCACACACACAGTATAAATGTTATGCTGTTGGGCTTGGGCAATACAAAAGTAATGAAATTGGGCTGGGGcagtaaaaatgttatttttgccgtgtcccagtataattgtaaagttttggtccaaaaacagtatttttgtaaaattcccaTAAAATATTAACACATATTTTAATGGAGTAGTTGGCCtcctatttttttctttcaaagtaGTACCATAAATATTTgctaataacaaaaataatttctCAGTAAATAGTTATAGTTCGTTCATTCTATAATTTGGCTGTATCCTAATTATTAAatgcttaaaataaataatatgttccTTGTTTGACTTTTAAATGGGTTTGTGCAAAATTATAACTCGAAAAGAATATAAAGcaaacatatacatataaagtttggttttatatatatgagCCATACCAAATTTTCCTAGCTAGAGAGACATTTTTAGCTTAGTAGAGTACATAGCTAATCTATGAATTTAATTAGTGAGTTGTAACTCAAATATTAGTTATAAAATATGTACTTATTTTTGTGTGTGGGCATATTTTGATAACAAACGTATAATTTGAAATTCACAAGTTTCTCTCGAACGCAGGAGAATTTGGAATCTGACTTGAGAAAAGTTGATTGTGGTGGGAAAGAAAAAAGAgacttttttgtttttaaaaaattgatattgatttttctcataaatcttaatctaatataataataataataataataataataataataataaaaattctcaaaaacttaaagttgatgtaAGTTAGTCTCCAACCTCGAAAATTGGCGGTAATAGTCCTTAAGATCACAATTTGTGTAAGTCCATTAGTCCCCAAGTTAACTCATCTATTAAACCCAAATAAAATGGCACTTGTCAATTTTTAATTGatccaaataataattttaattgaaaaatttttaaaaaaaataaaaaaactcaaaaaataaattttaaaatcataaatttatttcttttttgaaaaaagaaaaataaataaattattttgaaattaaataattgtttcatttttatttttttcattctcACGACCCTTGCtcttctttctctccttcgtcTACTTCATTCTGTACCAAAACCTTCATAGCCACCATGGTCTGAAGCTCTGACCAATTTTCACCCTTTCCACTCATCGTCCTATCTCTCTTGAACCCCAATCTCACCAGTCCCACACCATCGCATCACCCCAAAATCCAAGTATTCGTCCTCAGGTTCTCCTTGCCTTTCCCTTCAACCCAGTGACGCCATCATCACCTCCTTTCGTGCTTCGATTCTCTTAGATCCATTCGAGCTACACTACCTCAAGATTAACTGCCGTCCCATGTTTGTCCAATGTCCTGTTGTCCCCATGCTCCCCTTTCATACCCCATCCTTCTTGCTGcccaaatttgattttttttttagcaaaataGGTTTCTAGTGAGAGGTCTAAAAATGCCTCGTCGTCGAAGCCTCACCCTGTAATGGCTCCAATTTGGGTATTTTTAAAGACCGACGAGCCAATCTATAATTTTGGATTTTGATACGATGGTGGTGAAAGGCAGAGAAGGAGAGAAGATGCTGAACAAAGATCttgcaaaaaatttaaaattcaaagctGGCGGTTAAGCATATCAGGATGGGCAATGAGGTTGTTCCTTAGCCTCTCCATCAATGGAATTTTCATGGCCATGGACGAGTTTATccacgaagaagaagaagaagaagaagaagaagaagaagaagaagaagaagaagaagaagaagaagaagaagataaggAAAGAGAaagcaaataaaaaagaaaaagaaaataatttttttttttttgcaaaaatatcaatgtttttatttatctatttttagtaatttttattatttaaattattttgaaattatttttaattaattattacttgGACCAATAAACCTTCAGCATGTGGCTTTCTTGTCAGTAGTACTTAATAGATCAGTTAACTTAGGGACCGATAGACTTATATAAAACGTGACCTTGGGGACTATTAGCGCCAATTTTCGAGATTGTAGATTAATCTGCATCAACCCTAAGTTCTTAGGAACTTTTGCCGAAATTATAATGATTTTTTACTCAAAAATCTAGACTAGACTACTAAGCCACACCCGCTCACTAGATTGGCAAGAATAAAAAAAGTAGAAAGTAATTAATAAGAGAGACACAATACTATATAGTAGTACACCTCCTATGTCACGATAGTAGTGGGGCTACCTCtactttgaatttttatttttcacgaGATGGTAATTACAACAACTGTTTAAGTATCAGAAACTCCAAactctagagagagaaagtctAGAGAGAGAAGCTCTTACCTTGTGGGTTGTCTTCTTATTAGTGTGAAAAATAAACTAAGGGAGCTCTCTTTTTATAGGTGAAGCAGGCCCACAAAAATAGGagataaaatacaaataaagtaTTTTATACCGTTGATGATGATCTAACGGTGAAAACTAGCTTCTGGTGGTGATGGTTAATTCTTTATGTCTTGCGGGTCCCGCTGCGAGTTACACAAAGCTTATTTTCGTAACTCCTATGGGAATGAATTTTGGCAATGATAGCTTCAGAATTCTGATTAATGTGTGAGACATGACTTAATAAAGGGCTTAAATAGTTTCAAAATGCAAGTTGAATCATATCAATTGGATGaaaattgagtgagttatggccGCTTTACTGAAGGCATTTCAAGTTccagcacccaggttgacattcCAGCACCCAAATGGACATCTGATGTAAACTTGGACGTTGTAAAAGTGGAGAAACATCCAAAAGAAGTCCTTTGAGATGCATAAGTAATGGTTTGACACCCCTTAGTTCTTTTAAATGTTTTGGTGAAACTGGTCACACATTCTCGGAAATAATGTTGTTTTGTAGAAACGGAAGACTCGAAATATTCAGTTTTCAGATGAGCTAAAATTGAAGTTATGAACTTGATTGATTTGATTTCATGGATCATTGCACTTGTGAAAAACTTGACGAACGGTCGAAACGACATCAGATTTGAATAAATAGAACCCAACAAACTTGCCAAATACTGACTTGGGAGCTGAGGCCTTTAAACCGAGCTCTCGAGACTTTATTTTTAATACTTTCAAGGCTTCCAAGGCTTTTGAACTTAAGGACAGGGTCTCTTCTCCCATCTTTGATCATGCTAGATTTAGTCGTCGTACTAGATTCAGCATTTAAGCAATTGAAGGCAGCATCCCAGGTTGATTGTCAACCTGAGCGCTGGGCCCAACAACAAGTTAACCTGCGTACTAGGCCCTATTTATAGGGACTCGTATTTTTCTCCCCGAGTTTACTTGACTCTTCATTATTTTTGATGACGATGAAGATTCCTAGAGCAATTTTTGCTGAACTGAATTAGAAATAGCCTAGGTTGACAAAATATCACCCTAGGCGCAGGTCCCAGTCCCAAGTGTCAACTTGGACGCTGGGTCCTTCTTTTTCACATTCGAAAGTTTCGTTTGGTCTCCAAAAAATAGTTGATTCTCAATATTTTGTAAAGACAAAGATGATGATCAAAAGAGCTCTgggaaaactcaattttttgtgGCCCAGGTTGATAAATTGTCAACCTGGGTGTAGGGGCCAGCCCCAAGTatcaacttgggcgctgggcCAGCCCCAAGTATCGACCTGGGCGCTGGGCCAGCCCCAAGTATCGACCTGGGCGCtagtgttgggattttatgccctaaataaaactcattttaatttaaaaatatcaaaaaattaataataatctattaaaaattaaatattattaatttaaaatagatatttaagtttaaatatattaaaaataatattttattttgaaattaggttttgaaaattaaaaaatatgaaatttggtgaaaaatcaccaaaaaatgtTTTCAAAATAGATCTAAAAACTTGATTGCTAGGTTGTTTTCGAAAACAAAATTTGAATCAGTATCCAGATTTGCTTTCTACATGTTGTGAAACTTATTCCAAGACCCTAAAATCATATTATGCTAATCTTCCCATTCTCTTTGTTGATAGATGACTACTAAGGTGAGAAAGGATTAAAAAAGAGATGCGAATTAGAATTTGGGGATCATAAACGTTTCTAATGTGTAGGGGGAGCATTGCTCTTTCGTTGGACTTGTAGTGTATATTTCTCTACATAATTGCCTAAAGTAGCTAGTGAATTGATAATTAATACAAGTAAATCCCTCAAGATAGTATTCCCACGTATGTTCCAATGACCTGTTTTAGATATATTCTGAAAAATCCTTGCCTTATCGAactgtatatacatatatttgcgACAAACTTTCAGCATTCATTAACAAGGGCTAAAAGTGCGCGAGGAATTCGGACATTAAATTTGCTTTCAAATGCCGAAGGGTGAAGCATTGTTGGGTTTGCGAGAGTAGGGTAGACTTTAGACAATCCTTCCAATCCGGGAAGGAGGATTGAGGATGCATCGTACCCTTATTGATCTATCTCACACGGCAACAATATGCATACGAGggtcatgttgaatttttatgtaaCAAGCTTCAGCTTCTAGGAAGGAAGGCTGGAGttgtataaaaattcaagcttagacTTCGCATGAAAAGATCAAAGGGAAAGCATCATGGAGGGTAGGATAGACTTCAAGCAGTCTTTCCAATCCAGGAAAGAGGGTTGAAGATGCATCGTACCCTTGGTGATCTTTCCTGCTCGAAAAACAACGTGCATGCgagagtcatgttgaatttttatgtaaCAAGCTTCGACTTCTAGGAAGAAAGGCTGAAGTTGTATAAATTCAAGCTTAGACTTCGCTTGAAAAGATCAAAGGGAAAGCATCACGGAGGGTAGGATAAACTTCAAGCAGTCCTTCCAATTCGAGAAAGAGGGTTGAATACGTATCGTACCCCCAGTGATCTTTCTTGCACGAAAACAACATGCATGCAAGAGTCATATTGAATTTTTATGTAACAAGCTTCGGCTTCCGGGAAGGAAGACTAAAGTTGTATAAAAATTTAAGCTTAGGCTTCGCTTGAAAATATCAAAGGGAAAGCATCACGGAGGGTAGGATAGACTTCAAGCAGTCCTTCCCATCCGGGAAAGAGAGTTGAAGACGTATCGTACTCCTGGTGATCTTTCCTGCACGAAAACAACGTGCATGCgagagtcatgttgaatttttatgtaaaaaggtTCGGCTTCAAGGAATGAAAGCTAAAGttgtataaaaattcaagcttacACTTCGCTTGAAAAGATTAAAGGGGAAGCATCACAGAGGGTAGGATAGACTTCAAGCTGTCCTTTCAATCCGGGAAAGAGGGTTGAAGACGTATCGTACCCCTTGTGATCTTTCCTACACGAAAACAACGTGTATGCGTGAGTGATGTTGAATTGTTAAGTAACAAGCTTCGGCTTTGGGGAAGGAAGGCTGAAGTTGTATAAAATTCAAGCTTAGACTTCGCTTGAAAAGATGAAAGGTAAAGCATCACGAAGGGTAGGATAGACTTCAAGTAGTCCTTCCAATATGGGAATGAGGGTTGAAGacgttgttggaaatattttaccaggatctatatttactaccaagtatgtttcattaacatcctaatatgaattctaaaacaatgaaataaacacatataaagtttaggaaaccttacattgggtgcagcggaatataatgactcctttcgttcagatctctagcccttgattcttttctatagtagagcataatcaagatctaaacctggatatctttttctccttcctttgatgttgattctccttcttgttgtttggattcttcacagtcttacacactatgattgagataccacttgatgtgtgtgggcactactctatcactcaaggctatttcgaaattgaagagaggaaaagagagagagagagaggggcggctatggctttctctgaaagaaacaatgtgcaagtcatgGTTTCctaaagccaacactttctatttatagaatgccaactaggtttaggttagaattgtatgacattaaaataatggaaaaataaatggtaaaaggcttgcatagtggccggccatataaggaaattgggcctcactttgcaactttcccattttgttattttttcaattccattttctcaaaaatgccaattttcaaatttagccatttaaatgtcaattctaattatttaataactaaaaattaattattaaataatattgtcatttaatatatttattaatttagacatataaagtctcttaattaataaataaacttagaatctcttttctttacaatttcgcccttgcttagtgaaaattcataaactagacatagtctaacttcagaattataattgatcaaacaaaatcaattaactgagtcttacaagcagcatggtctcaactagtatggggaccatgggcctatattaaccgagcttccaataagtcaaaccgaatttaccaagtaaattccctaacttattaattccttattgaatccacacttagaacttggaattgcactctcagtcatgtagaacgctctatatgttccacgatatagatacgctattagttatccattgttataatcctaatttgatcaatgaccctctaatagataatctacattgaatatgcactaaattaccgttacaccttcaatacattttatccttaaaacacttagctccgtataaatgatatttcagcgaagtgaaatgagatctccaccatttatctctgtttagccaagctcgaaggatatcatcgtttcacttctaaattcctatagaagttatagactccatatttatgttagcgctcacactcaattatactatcatgttcccaaaatgtacgtatcaccctgacccaaaagtaggtttaactaacaaatcaaagaacatgtatagtactcttgagatcgaacctaatcatatcaggattaagatcatttgatctaggatcaactggtgatattgaattgaatagatattacagtaaattttaatatatctaatcaaagtttaatattggtcccttccgatgtatatctaatcaaagttcaatattacggtaaattttaatatatctaatcaaagttcaatatcggtcccttccgatgtatactccatacatccgatactggtaaactttaccaatgtcctggaaaggacataacacttatccaaggtgtaag
This Cannabis sativa cultivar Pink pepper isolate KNU-18-1 chromosome 6, ASM2916894v1, whole genome shotgun sequence DNA region includes the following protein-coding sequences:
- the LOC133039142 gene encoding DEAD-box ATP-dependent RNA helicase 9-like, producing the protein MLGNDFGDEADRGGVLGKIDGGSDGKECGGKVGSFGKECGGKVGSFGKECGGKVGSFGKDGSFGKEGSGGKDGSFGKEGSGGKDGSFGKEGSGGNDGLGNLGRISGSKRPF